In Zingiber officinale cultivar Zhangliang chromosome 3B, Zo_v1.1, whole genome shotgun sequence, a single window of DNA contains:
- the LOC121968196 gene encoding probable membrane-associated kinase regulator 3 produces MLTKFETKSNRVKSVSFHSKHPWVLASLHSGGELNPEEEDYFQDSFAELNPKKSWAKKLKEATLSLKVKASRSYFKSLFHRSQPTNDKLEGPKTSRRHQNPNMAEDESWSKSSAASSKSSSFSSKFSGGNSMLRWSSSVSYDAETSIQGAIAYWKKSSQRAIDSGHFAARKSGVLTRFYNFCLLLVLHLVPPSTLKALNPQFPTQPLFFHLCAHLWRKAKTWSTPEQQPAP; encoded by the coding sequence ATGCTGACCAAATTCGAGACGAAGAGCAACCGGGTGAAGAGTGTGAGCTTCCACAGCAAACATCCCTGGGTCCTTGCCAGCCTTCACAGTGGCGGTGAGCTCAATCCCGAGGAAGAGGACTACTTCCAGGACAGCTTCGCCGAGCTCAACCCCAAGAAATCATGGGCCAAGAAGCTCAAGGAGGCCACTCTCAGCCTCAAAGTCAAAGCTTCCAGATCTTATTTCAAATCCCTGTTCCACAGATCTCAACCCACAAATGACAAATTGGAAGGCCCAAAAACCTCGAGACGCCATCAAAATCCAAACATGGCGGAAGATGAGAGCTGGAGCAAGTCGTCCGCCGCTTCTTCCAAGTCGTCGTCCTTCTCCAGCAAGTTCAGCGGCGGTAATTCCATGCTGAGGTGGAGTAGCAGTGTGAGCTATGATGCAGAGACCTCGATCCAAGGGGCGATCGCCTACTGGAAGAAGAGTAGTCAACGTGCGATTGACTCCGGTCACTTCGCTGCCAGGAAGAGCGGAGTACTCACGAGATTCTACAATTTTTGTCTTCTTCTTGTCCTCCATCTCGTGCCTCCCTCGACTCTCAAAGCACTCAATCCTCAGTTCCCCACGCAGCCACTCTTCTTCCACCTCTGTGCACATCTATGGAGGAAGGCAAAGACGTGGAGCACTCCAGAGCAACAGCCAGCTCCGTAA